CTCGACGTAAGTGCGGTTCAGGACTTCATCAACGGTGAATACGTCGCGCATCGACGGCACATTCCCCGTCACCGCGCAGTCGCCGAGCGAGATTAGGATCTTGGTATGTGCCCGGATTTTCCGGATCTTTGCCAGGTCCTCTTCGCTGCTCACCGCGCCTTCCACCAGAGTCACATCAACCCACTCGGGAAATACTTTCGCATCCACCAGCGGACCGTAAAGAAGGTCGATTTTTTCCGCCAATGCAATCAACCGCTCGTCGATGTCCAGTAGTGACATATGACAACCCGAGCAGCCGTCCAGCCATACCGTTGCAACTTTCACTTTGCTCATGGACGTCCCTCCCGCATCAGCGTCAGGTAAGGCAGGAACTGCCTGCGTTTCGACATCTCCGACACGGACTTGCCTTTTTCGGAGAGAGCGCCGGTTGGGCACACCTGCACGCACTTGCCGCAGGATGTGCATGTATCGGATTCGCCCCAGGCCGTATTCAGGTCGGTGATCACCTTCGCCTGCGATCCGCGTCCGGTCACATCCCACGTGTGCGCACCTTCAATTTCGTGGCACACGCGCACGCAACGCGTGCACAGGATGCAGCGGTTGTGGTCGTTGATGTAGCGCTCATGCGAGGCGTCCACCGGCATATGCGGATGACGATAGGGTACCGAAATATGCGTGATGCCCAGCTTCTGCGCCATGCTTTGCAGGTCGCAGTGGCCATTGCTGACGCACACCGAACAGATGTGGTTACGCTCGGAAAACAGAAGCTCTACGATTACTTTTCTGTAGTTCTGCAGTCTCTCCGAGTTGACCATCACTTCC
This DNA window, taken from Clostridia bacterium, encodes the following:
- a CDS encoding NADP oxidoreductase; the protein is MSKVKVATVWLDGCSGCHMSLLDIDERLIALAEKIDLLYGPLVDAKVFPEWVDVTLVEGAVSSEEDLAKIRKIRAHTKILISLGDCAVTGNVPSMRDVFTVDEVLNRTYVENSDLKQLAPESVVPKLLNKVRPVHEFVNVDIFVPGCPPSADNIFYVLSELLEGRMPDLAMTARFGA
- the hoxU gene encoding bidirectional hydrogenase complex protein HoxU, producing MSPASVEIKTLKIDGRDVGAREDQTILEVALENGIYIPTLCHLEGLTEIGACRICLVEVKGTPKLLPACVTRVQEGMEVMVNSERLQNYRKVIVELLFSERNHICSVCVSNGHCDLQSMAQKLGITHISVPYRHPHMPVDASHERYINDHNRCILCTRCVRVCHEIEGAHTWDVTGRGSQAKVITDLNTAWGESDTCTSCGKCVQVCPTGALSEKGKSVSEMSKRRQFLPYLTLMREGRP